The candidate division KSB1 bacterium genome window below encodes:
- a CDS encoding HEAT repeat domain-containing protein, giving the protein MKQNNHLEKQIPLYLYSELGKAEKEEFEAHLDHCGRCREQLEATRTLHNTLGEKASLEPSKSLMSKLRSGLRERLRDERKAEFNESWWDRFIEKISERGAGIQLAGALAFLIVGILIGRAAFLPANTETQFKGEFAAGLQEENSLPFMASVDLIQYDPKSGNITVQYKSIKDVSLHGNVGDPAIRKLLVHAIRTEEHPGRRLTAVRASGAKSFSDEELEDALIYAMQNDEIDGVRLKAANVLTNLPMNEKIKRAFIRALLKDTNSAIRIEALNALSGIEDEADVRPIFRGASQDDDNEFVRLQASKALERLQNPNIKNTENR; this is encoded by the coding sequence ATGAAACAAAACAACCACTTAGAGAAACAGATTCCTCTTTATCTTTACAGCGAATTAGGGAAGGCTGAGAAGGAAGAATTTGAGGCGCATCTCGACCATTGTGGACGGTGCCGTGAACAATTAGAAGCGACGCGGACTCTACACAATACCTTGGGTGAAAAAGCTAGTTTGGAACCCTCGAAATCTTTGATGTCAAAATTGCGAAGCGGTTTGCGGGAGCGGCTGCGCGATGAGCGCAAAGCAGAATTCAACGAGAGCTGGTGGGATAGATTTATTGAAAAAATTTCTGAACGAGGCGCAGGAATCCAACTGGCCGGTGCACTCGCTTTCTTAATTGTTGGTATTCTAATCGGCCGGGCTGCTTTTTTACCTGCTAATACTGAAACCCAATTTAAAGGAGAATTTGCGGCTGGGTTGCAGGAAGAGAATAGTTTGCCGTTTATGGCCAGTGTTGATTTAATTCAATATGATCCCAAGTCGGGAAATATTACCGTGCAATACAAAAGCATCAAGGATGTTTCGCTGCACGGGAATGTTGGAGACCCTGCAATTCGTAAACTGCTGGTGCATGCAATTCGGACGGAGGAGCACCCGGGTCGCCGATTGACTGCAGTGAGAGCCTCCGGCGCAAAATCTTTTTCAGATGAGGAGCTCGAAGACGCGCTCATTTACGCGATGCAAAATGATGAAATAGACGGGGTTCGTCTGAAAGCGGCTAACGTTTTAACGAATTTACCTATGAATGAAAAAATAAAAAGAGCCTTCATTCGCGCACTATTAAAAGACACAAATTCAGCCATTCGGATTGAAGCTTTAAATGCTTTGAGTGGAATCGAAGATGAGGCGGATGTTCGTCCCATTTTCAGGGGTGCTTCGCAGGATGATGACAATGAATTCGTTCGCTTGCAAGCATCGAAGGCGCTGGAAAGACTACAGAACCCTAACATTAAGAATACCGAAAATCGGTAA
- a CDS encoding RNA polymerase sigma factor, translated as MSHDEKALIKKAQRGNILAFESLVKNYDRQVLQLAYNMVNNTQDAEDIYQEVLVRVYKNLHRFKFKSEFSTWLYRVVVNYCINFNKKRRRLKAYSIDREFQNGDENWKKSVKSEEQNPEESFLNLELSREIEAALQQLSPKQKTVFILRHYHGHKLKEIAEILKCSEGTVKNYLFRATQKMQRQLKEYSKI; from the coding sequence ATGAGTCATGACGAAAAAGCTTTAATCAAGAAAGCCCAAAGAGGCAATATTTTGGCATTTGAATCACTTGTAAAAAATTATGACAGGCAGGTTTTGCAGCTTGCTTACAACATGGTAAATAACACTCAGGACGCTGAGGATATTTACCAGGAAGTGTTGGTGCGGGTTTATAAAAATCTACATCGGTTTAAATTCAAGAGCGAATTTTCTACCTGGCTTTACCGGGTCGTAGTGAATTATTGCATAAATTTTAATAAAAAGAGACGTCGTCTGAAAGCTTATTCTATTGACAGGGAATTTCAAAATGGAGATGAAAACTGGAAAAAGAGTGTCAAGTCTGAAGAGCAAAACCCGGAGGAGTCTTTTCTGAACCTGGAATTGTCCAGGGAAATCGAAGCAGCTTTGCAACAGTTATCACCTAAGCAAAAAACTGTTTTTATACTGCGCCACTACCATGGACATAAACTTAAAGAAATTGCTGAAATATTAAAATGCTCGGAAGGGACGGTTAAAAATTATCTTTTTCGGGCTACCCAAAAAATGCAGCGGCAGTTAAAGGAATATTCCAAAATTTAA
- a CDS encoding deoxynucleoside kinase, with amino-acid sequence MFKSNYIAIAGNIGVGKTTLTKLLKERFGWQIFCEPEVKNPYLEDFYEDMRRWAYHSQIFFLTERFKDHLRIQKSEKPCVQDRTIYEDAEIFVENLYSRELMPERDYQSYRNLYEAMAESLQNPGLVVYLKASTWTLISRIRKRGRSYERDIDREYLAQLNIGYDNWIKKISEGWNVLVIDTDNYDIDRDVDWLEGILEEIREKVRNKN; translated from the coding sequence TTGTTTAAATCAAACTACATCGCCATCGCAGGCAATATCGGGGTTGGCAAAACAACACTCACCAAACTCCTTAAAGAAAGATTTGGCTGGCAAATTTTCTGTGAACCGGAAGTAAAAAATCCTTACCTCGAGGACTTTTATGAGGACATGCGGCGCTGGGCTTACCACTCACAAATCTTTTTTCTTACCGAACGATTTAAAGATCATCTGCGAATTCAAAAGAGTGAAAAACCGTGCGTGCAGGACCGAACGATCTATGAAGACGCCGAGATTTTTGTAGAAAATCTTTACTCGCGTGAACTGATGCCGGAGAGGGATTACCAATCTTATCGAAATTTGTATGAAGCAATGGCCGAATCTTTGCAAAATCCGGGGCTGGTCGTTTACTTGAAAGCCTCAACCTGGACGCTCATCAGCCGGATTCGCAAGCGCGGTCGCAGCTACGAACGCGATATCGACCGGGAGTATTTGGCACAGTTGAATATCGGCTATGACAACTGGATTAAAAAAATCTCAGAGGGTTGGAATGTCCTTGTAATCGATACCGACAATTATGACATTGACCGGGATGTGGATTGGTTGGAAGGAATTTTGGAGGAGATTCGGGAGAAAGTGAGAAATAAAAATTAG
- a CDS encoding TonB family protein has protein sequence MAKSVKQLLVKIEQSGKVSHRRLRKRDRLTIGQHPNNDVTIYGEHFPKRHDLFTRKNNHFQLNFNKHMRGEVHAGESRLSFHDMIAHQLLPLKKDSFTYPITEGKKGIIVAGDAKITFQFVDGTQEAAQTLPKFKGYSWIYATFKDLGRDLPFKIILILMIVLHVFILRYMNTLPTDITTQVNAIRVPERLAKIIVKNRPVGFIDEDSTVRRGREDAEETDIASKAKKGSEAPPERQGILGLLTGVGGTEQSSPLADFLLDKGLVKELDEVMSTTALQIGRSPGNGKAGDDLNDLIAASEAGGGIEDILGNLDQVESVSFGEKGRISVDRIGSLTGTGTGLGKRSEDSVRRVMLNYTGRLTYIYNKYLKHNPDLGGKMVVEVVIAASGAVSSIKLLSSSLNKPEFEREILNFVRKWKYEAIDQGTVTVTYPLVFNKIS, from the coding sequence ATGGCTAAATCGGTTAAACAACTTCTGGTAAAAATAGAGCAGTCCGGTAAAGTCAGCCACAGGCGGCTGAGAAAACGAGACCGCCTCACTATTGGCCAGCATCCCAACAACGATGTCACTATTTACGGTGAACATTTCCCTAAACGACATGACTTGTTTACGAGAAAAAATAATCACTTCCAGCTGAATTTTAATAAGCATATGCGGGGAGAAGTTCATGCCGGGGAATCAAGGTTATCTTTCCACGACATGATCGCCCATCAATTGCTCCCACTAAAAAAAGATAGTTTTACTTATCCAATTACTGAAGGTAAAAAAGGGATTATTGTCGCCGGCGATGCTAAAATTACCTTTCAGTTTGTCGACGGTACTCAGGAAGCGGCACAAACTCTCCCGAAGTTCAAAGGCTATTCATGGATTTATGCGACATTTAAGGATTTAGGCCGAGATTTGCCCTTTAAAATCATCTTGATTTTAATGATCGTTCTGCACGTATTCATCCTAAGATATATGAATACGTTGCCGACGGATATTACAACTCAAGTTAATGCAATCAGGGTGCCTGAAAGACTTGCAAAAATTATCGTCAAAAACAGACCGGTTGGTTTTATAGACGAAGATTCCACTGTTAGACGCGGTCGTGAAGATGCTGAAGAAACTGACATTGCAAGCAAAGCTAAAAAAGGCAGCGAAGCCCCACCTGAAAGACAGGGGATTCTTGGCTTGCTGACAGGCGTCGGCGGAACAGAGCAGTCCAGTCCACTGGCCGATTTTTTACTGGACAAAGGCCTCGTGAAAGAACTGGACGAAGTGATGTCAACGACCGCTCTGCAAATCGGCAGGAGTCCCGGCAACGGCAAAGCAGGCGATGATTTAAACGACCTGATTGCAGCAAGTGAGGCAGGTGGGGGGATTGAAGATATTCTCGGTAACCTAGATCAAGTTGAATCGGTGTCATTTGGCGAAAAAGGCCGGATTAGCGTGGATAGAATTGGCAGCCTGACCGGCACCGGCACCGGTCTCGGCAAGCGCTCCGAAGATTCTGTGCGGAGGGTCATGCTGAATTACACCGGACGATTGACTTATATTTACAACAAGTATTTGAAGCACAATCCTGACCTGGGCGGGAAAATGGTGGTGGAAGTGGTAATTGCAGCAAGCGGCGCTGTTTCGAGTATCAAGCTTCTTTCTTCGAGTCTGAACAAGCCCGAATTCGAACGCGAGATTTTGAACTTCGTCCGTAAGTGGAAATACGAAGCCATTGACCAAGGAACGGTGACGGTGACTTATCCGCTGGTTTTCAATAAAATCAGCTAA
- a CDS encoding biopolymer transporter ExbD, translated as MYFNFEEENDHLFIVKPRRSKSISSFTLRLTSMIDMFTILLVFLLKSFSVEGEIMSVARDLHLPESTAQTPPKAAPILVVTNEWIILDGTPVEKVATVLNQQGNIINPLKTQLQQIRAFTEDLAQLNANMRFKGNIAIQGDKDIPFGLLKKIMFTCGQVGFNDMLLVVNQAEQS; from the coding sequence ATGTATTTCAATTTTGAAGAAGAAAACGATCATTTATTTATCGTAAAACCACGCAGGTCGAAGTCGATCAGTTCTTTTACTTTGCGGTTGACTTCGATGATCGACATGTTTACGATTCTGTTGGTTTTCCTCCTGAAGAGTTTTTCTGTGGAGGGCGAGATCATGAGCGTGGCCAGGGATTTACACCTCCCGGAATCCACGGCTCAGACACCTCCAAAAGCGGCTCCCATCCTGGTGGTGACAAACGAATGGATTATCCTGGACGGCACACCGGTTGAGAAAGTCGCGACAGTATTAAATCAGCAAGGAAACATTATCAATCCTCTGAAAACGCAACTCCAGCAAATTCGTGCCTTTACCGAAGATCTAGCGCAGTTGAACGCAAACATGCGTTTTAAGGGGAATATAGCGATCCAGGGAGATAAGGACATTCCGTTCGGTCTTTTAAAGAAGATTATGTTCACCTGCGGTCAGGTGGGGTTTAACGATATGTTGTTAGTGGTAAATCAGGCGGAGCAAAGCTAA
- a CDS encoding biopolymer transporter ExbD, translating into MNLKKALHRENRYEEAELNITPVMNIFLILVPFLLLTAVFVKLSILEFSLPTSTQAGEAQKPLNNPVVTILAISEKGFELKTKGMKIPFIIKKEANFDFQTLVEKLQKIKERHVQTEDIILAPHLSIKYDTIIKVMDRCRENGFFNISISG; encoded by the coding sequence ATGAATCTGAAAAAGGCTCTGCATCGAGAAAACCGCTACGAGGAAGCTGAGCTCAATATCACACCGGTGATGAACATATTCTTGATTTTAGTGCCATTCTTGCTCTTAACCGCAGTTTTTGTGAAATTATCAATTTTAGAGTTTTCACTGCCGACTTCTACTCAGGCCGGTGAAGCGCAAAAACCGCTAAATAATCCCGTGGTTACAATTTTGGCAATTTCCGAAAAGGGCTTCGAATTAAAAACCAAAGGGATGAAGATCCCGTTCATTATAAAAAAAGAAGCTAATTTTGATTTTCAAACCCTAGTTGAGAAGCTGCAGAAAATCAAAGAAAGACACGTGCAAACAGAAGACATTATTTTAGCACCGCACCTTTCGATTAAATATGATACGATCATCAAAGTCATGGATCGCTGCCGGGAGAACGGCTTTTTTAATATTTCAATTTCAGGTTAA